In Actinoplanes octamycinicus, the genomic window CAGTCGGCCATCTCGTCGATCGCGTCGACGTTGATCTCCGGCAACTCGAGCTTGAGTCGCAGATACTCCAGCAACAGGGCGGAGCGATCGTCAGGAGCGGCCTGCTCGGTCTGCTGAGCCTCAACCCGTGTCTGGATCGTTGCAGGTGCCTCAAGCGAGGCGATTCGGCGCGTGCCGTCACCCAATCGATGAACGAGTAGTTCGTCGGCAAGCCGCTCCAGCATCCGGTGAACCCGAGTCGCTGGCGTGGGTAAGGGCTGTTCAAGGGCCTGCGCGTGAGCACTCGATGCGAGAATGCGAGCTAAGGAGTTGTGCTCCCGGTCATCGATGATCCGTTCTGTGCTCAGTACCCGGTGCCGCAGTGCGTCGACCATGTCATGTGGCTTGACGTCAGGCCGGAAGGACCGCAGCGTGCCAGCAGGCACGGCATGCACCGGTCCGAGTCGTTCGTTGATCAGCCGAGTCGCTTCGCCGTCGAGTACATAGCAGGCGGCCACGCCGTGGGTGAACCGAGTGAGCTTGGCGATCAGGTCGGTCCAAGGAACGAGCGGAAGCGTGTCGTCGTTGCCCGCGACGAATACGAAGCCGCGTCGGTCCCGGTCGAGTAGCGCCTGGTATACCTCGTTGACCTCGCTGCCGCGGATGATGACTGGCCGAGTCGTCAGCCGGACCGAACCATCCCATGCATCAACGACGTCCAGCAGCGGCGCGATGAACCGAGGCGTTCCGGCTCGTGTACGGCGGGCGTGGCCAGTCGCAGCGTCCTGGTCCGGCGCCTCCACGTCGATCCACGCCCACGCTGTCCTGTCGCGGCTGCTCGGCGTGTGCATGGTCACCTGAGTGACCCACTGCTCCTCGGACTTACTCTCTACGATCCTGACGCGTTCCGACTCAGAACCGTCTTGGCCGGCGTGGTGAAGGAGTAAGCCACGAACACCGTCGCCGATGGTTACCCAGCGGTCAGCACGCAATGCCGCCGGATCCCAACCCTTCCAGTCGGTCATCCACCGATCGAGTTGTTCACGAGTCAGCGTGTGGAGATTGTCGCGATGATCGTGGGCAGCGAAGTACGACCGGAAACCGAGCATCGTGCCTTCCGAACGAGGAGGGGGTGCGGACCATCCAGAGGGAGTCCGTGCACCCTACGCCTGCAGGTGCCTCCGGATCGTCACCGATTCGGTGCTTCTGGGTTGCCAATCGGCTACATAAGACATCTGCCGTTGCCTTTACGAGGCCTCGGCTGCCACGGCAGTCTCGCGGATCCGGTCGAGTACGGCGACCAACGAGAACACGTCAGCATCGGGGAAGATGTCACCGGGACCACCTGGAGCGATGGCAGTGAACGGAGCCTCGTAGAGATCCGCCGCATTGACAATGCCGCGCTTGACGATGACTTCGGTCAACAGGTTTAAGAAGTGCAGCTGACTGGCGGTGAAGTTGCTGCTGGCCTGGAAGGCATCGAGCGCGGCGCTCGCCGCTTCACGTTCGAGCCCGGTCAGAGATCTCAGGAAGAGCCCGAGACCCTCGTGGGCTTCGGCGGCGGCGGCCACATCCTCCTCGGTGCCGAACCCGGAGGAGACGAACACCTCCTTGAGAGCTTCCAGATCAAGTGTCGTGATCTGCTTGTTCCGCCGCAGCTTTTGCACGGCCAGATTGTCCTCGTGGCCCCGCAGGTAGATCCGTACCTTGGCCTGGAAGCGGCTCTGGTCGGTTCCAACGACACTGCCGGGAAGGTCAACCTCGCCGAGCTCCCCGAGTTGATCCTCGAAGTCGGTGTAGACCACCGCCCGCCGAGTTCGTTCGATCAGCCTTACAAGGCCGCGGATTCTGCGACGCATCGTCTCCAGCATTGGCAGCGTGACGTCGACCCACCACTCTTCGCCAGCCAGTTCCTCGAGAAGCTGCTGCTGTGCGGCAACGGCCGGAATGGTCGTCTGATTCAGCAGCGCATTGGCGATGTCCTGCACCTGGGCGTGCAACGCATCGAAGCCCGGTTCACCGAGTACGGCCAGCTGGAGGCGAAGAGTTAGCAGGTCGAACCGCTTGGCCTCCTCACCGTTGTCGTCGTCGCCGTGGAACCCGGACGGCAACGGGGCAAGGTGCTCTACGACCTCCTGATGCCTCTCCGGCGTGACCCGGCCCCAGTGAGACCACTCGCCGTAGTACTCAACTTGGCGCCGGTGCGGCCTAACAAGAACGTTTTCAGGGTCCATGCTGCGTACTTCGACGTTCAGGTGCCGGGCGTTGAGCCATCGGATGTCAAGGTTGGAGACCGGTCCGCCAGTCTGCTCCTCGGAGGGCTGCCCGATGTCCTCAAGGATTTTGTCGAGAGCCAGTACGAGGTCGGCCCGGCGGCTGAAGATTCGTTGCTTGAGCGACGGTGTCACCTTGCCCTCGGCCGTGGCCATGCCAGCCTTGAAGAACTCGACGTTCTGGCACAGGTCGAAGACGAGGAAGCCCTGCTTGTCCCGCCCTGGCCCGAAGAGATCCGGTCGAAGGCGTGTGCCGCGGCCGATCATCTGCCAGAACTTGGTTTTGGACCGAATGAGCTTGAAGAAGACCAGGTTGACAACCTCGGGCACGTCAATGCCGGTATCCAGCATGTCGACCGAGATCGCGATGTGCGGATCCTTCTCGGGCTGCGTGAAGTTGTCGATCACGCTCTGCGCGAAGGCCGTCGAGTGCGTAATGACCTGCGCGAAGTTTCCGGCATGTTCCGGGAAGGCAGCGTCGAATCGCTGTCGAATGAACTCGGCGTGCGCCTGGTTCTTGGCGAAGACGATCGTCTTGCCGAGCCGGTCACCGCCAGCCACCTTGGCGCCGTGTGTCATCAGGGTCGCCAGCGCCTTATCAACCGTGTCGGCGTTGAAGAGGAACTTGTTCAGTTCCTCCGAGCTGATCTCGGTGGGAACGGTTCCGTCTTCATCCCACTCGAGAGCGTCCCACTCCTCCTTCTCCTCCTCCGAGAGATCGTCGTACCGGATGCCCTGTCGCTGGAACTTCAGCGGTACGTCGACCGTGCGCGGCGCGACGAGGTAGCCCTCGGAGACCGCCTCCTCCAGGCTGTAGGAGTCGGTCGGCACCCCGCTCTCGAGATGGAAGAGGCGGTACGTGTTTCGGTCGATCTCATCCTTCGGCGTCGCGGTCAGGCCAACCAACAGCGCGTCGAAGTAGTCGAAGATTGCCTTGTACTTCTGGTAGATCGACCGGTGAGCCTCATCCACGATGATCAGGTCGAAATAGCCGGGTCCGAAACGGCGCCGGTCCCCGTCCATCTCGTTGAGCAAGCCCATCATCGTCGGGTAGGTGCTGACCACGACCCGGGCGTCCGGGTTCTTCTCCGTGAGCAGGTTGACCGCCGGCATACCGGGCAGGTGGGCCTTGAACGCGTTCACCGCCTGGGTGACTAGTGCCTTGCGGTCGGCCAGGAACAGTACGCGCTTGACCCAGTTCGCCCGAGCCAGCTGATCGACCAGCGCGATCACTGTGCGGGTCTTGCCTGAGCCGGTCGCCATCACGAGCAGGGCGTGCCGCTGTTTCCTGGCGAACGTGTCGCCGACCTGGCGGATCGCGCGGGATTGATAGTGCCGGTTAACGATGTCGTCGTTGATCGTCACCCCGGCCAGAGCGTGCTTGCTGGCTCGGCGCTGGATCAGCAAGCGCAGCTCATCCTTGGTGTAGAAGCCCTGTACCGGCCGCGGCGGATAGGCCAGGTCGTCCCAGATGAAGGTCTCGTAGCCGTTGGTGTAGAAGATGACCGGCCGCTGCCCGAACATCTGCTCTAGCGCGTCCGCGTAGCACTTGGCCTGCTGCTGCCCTCGCTGCGCGTCGTAGGTGGCACGCTTGGCCTCGACCACGGCTAGGGGTTTGCCGTCGTCGTCCCACAGCACGTAGTCGACCTTGCCCTTGCCGGTCTTGCTTGCCGACGCGGGCAACCCTTCAACCGGATACTCCCGGTCCTGTGGGTTCTGGAGCGTCCAGCCAGCTTCGCGCAGCAGCAAATCGATGATGAATGTGCGAGTGTCCGCCTCGTTGTAGTCATGCTCATCAGGGCGCGACTCATTGGCCTGTTTCGCAGCCTTGATCTGCTCGCGCAATCTCGCGAGTTCGGCGTCGAGGTCCTGGCTGCGGCGACGCTCCTCGGCCAACTCCGCCTGTTGTTTGGCGAACTCTTCGGCCTGCTTCTGAAGCTCAGCGAGTTGCTGCTGACGACGCTGCGCCGGCCGCGGGATAAGGCTCGTGTCGAACTGCAGGCCGGCGTCCGGCACGTTGTCCGGGTTGCGGGCGTAGCGCCGAGCGATCCAATACGTCACCTGGAACAGTTCGCCGACCACCCGGACGGAGTCGATCTCCGGAACCTTGGTAGTGCGGTGAACCGCTCGGTTCCCGACCCGGCGGATCAGGTCCATCTTCGCGCGAATCGCCGGGCCGACGAGCGTGAGTAGCGTCGGCTCGGCGATCATCGCTGAAAGGTCATCACGGTAGGGTGTACGCAGCTTCTCATCGGCCTGGTAGAGCCAGATGAGCCCGAGTTCCAAGCAGCGTCGAGCGTAGAAGCAGGAAGCGCGTGGGTCGGCCACAGCGATGTGCTCCGCTCTTGCGGCTTCATCGAACAGCTCTGGCCACTCCGACTCAAGAAACCCGAAGTTTCCCACCCGCGCCACGCTCCCCGGTTCAAGCCGTCAATCCAGTCTTATCACTCTACAACTCACCACGAAAGGCTCGGTCACGCAATGCTTCGAAGAGAGCCTCAAGCTCAGAGAGTTGTTCCTGCTGGACTTGCCGAACCTCGCTAAGGTGAACGGCGTATCGGCTGAATGCCTCTTGCCGCTCCAACGGCGGGATTACGATCTCAATCTTCTCGAGAGCTCCCTGGTTCACCTTAAACGTTCCGTTGGTCGTCCGCGCAGACACTTCGATCTGGCGACGAACCAGTCGGGAATGCCATATCCTCTGCATAAAACTTGGGAGCAGTTTGTCTGGCCTGACGCGAGCGGCAATCGCGGTGTCGGGGAAAGTTGTATCGGGCATGCTTTCCGAAGGGAAGGCTCCCCGTCCTACTAGATCAAGATTCCCATTTCCGCGGCAGATTAGGAAATCTCGAGCATCCACGAGATGATTCTTCGATGGGGTTTCGTTAAACTTTGCCGCCTTGGTAGATCCTTGATTGAAAGCGCGACCTGTGATGGCAGAAAGTGTGAGAACCCTACCTTCGATCATTCCTGTGCTCGAAGGCGAAAGTCCGTTCCGCAGCGGTATCTGCAGAACTGTTGCTAGATTCTCCAGTGGCCACTCGCCCGGATTTCGCTCCGGGTTGCCAAAATATTCTACAAATGCGGACTCCTCCAAAGAATCAAGGGTTTGAATCGTCGACCGGCGAGCGGCGCGTAGCGCATCGGCCTCGTCTAGTATCTCGGCGATTCGCTGCTGTTCCTTCAATGCTGGTAGTGGGATTTTGAGGTGCTTCAACTTGTCGACCGGGAAGTTGTCGGCAGTGGTCGCTCGAACCCACCCGAGAATCTCGGGCGATTTATATTTTATGTAGTGAGCAAGGTAGTCGGAGTTGATGTCTGGAGAGCAGATCAAAGCCTTCATATCTTGATTTATCGCCACCGGAACTTTAGCGATCCCTACCGGTAGCGTGTGCTTTAGAACCCCAGAGCGAACCACGACGAGCACGGCGCCTTCAGGAGCCATGCGGGCAGCGCTATTTTGCAGGCCTTGCTCTGTGATCCGGACCTGGGCATCGGTGATGTCCCAGCGTTTCATATCCTTCGGGGTTACCCAAGGAATGGAGCCGCCGTAGTAATCGGCATTTTGGCGGCTCGGTGTGCCTCCGCCGATGAAGTTGACCAGTTGACCGATGGGAACCTTCGAGGAGGCGTTCACGAGAGCATTCCCTTGAGGTTGTTAAGGCGATGTTGGATGCTCGCCTCAAGGCGTTCTAGTTCGTCAAATACTTCTGAGGTTGGGCGATGCTCGATCTCCTGCTCAACCGTCTCCTTGTAGCGATTGAAGCTGAGGTCGTAGCCTTGTGTGGCAATCTCCTCACGGGAAACGCAAAAACTGTAATCTGTGCGGGAGCGATCCCGTTCCGTGCCGTTGCGGCGCGCCCACCGTGCTAGAACGTCGGGTAGGTTATTTTTCGTTTTTTCTCCGTCTAGAAGGGGTTCGGTTGGCCTGCACCCGAGCTTCGCCTCGGCTAGAAGCGGGGTGCGCTTGTCATCGAGGCTAAATCCGTCGGCAGTTACTTCGTAGAACCAGACTTCATCAGTCCCGCCGCTGTCGGTGCGAACAAAGGAGAGGATAGCAGTGGATACCCCAGCGTAAGGCTTAAATACGCCGCTAGGGAGCTTTACTACCGATTCAAGTTTGTGCTCTTCGACCAGCATGCGGCGCACGTCTCTGTGTGCCTTTGTTGACCCGAAAAGTACCCCATCGGGCACGATTACGGCGGCACGACCCCCAGGTTTGAGCAGGCGCAAAAAAAGTGCTAAGAAGAGTAGTTCAGTCTTTTTTGTCTTAACGATCTGTTGAAGGTCCTTGGCGGTAGCTTCGTAGTCAAGACTGCCAGCGAAGGGTGGATTCGCTAGGATCATGGTGTACTTGCCGGCGTCGCTAGACGCACTCTCTGCGAGGGAATCGCGATAGCGGATGTCTGGTTGCTCAACCTCGTGCAACAGCATATTCATGCTTGCGATCCGCAACATGGTGCGATCGAAGTCGAAACCATGGAACATGCTGCTGTTGAAGTGACTTCGTTGTTCAACGTCGAGTAGGGCGTCCCGATGGGTGCGACTAACATACTGCGCGCTGGCAACGAGAAAACCAGCAGTACCGCAGGCGGGGTCGCAGATCTCGTCACCTGGTCCGGGCGCCATCATCTCTACAATCAGCTCGATGATGTGCCGTGGCGTCCGAAACTGACCGTTCTGGCCCGCTGTGGCGATCTTGCCGAGCATGTACTCATAGAGGTCGCCTTTGGTATCACGCTCGCTTAACGGGAGCCCGCCGATCATGTCGACGACCTTTGCAAGCAGTGTCGAGGTCGGGATGGTGAACCGGGCGTCGCGCATGTGGAGCGAGTAGGTTGACTCGTCGCCGCCGAGCTGGCGCAGCCACGGAAAAACCTGATCTTGAACAACTTTCAGCATGTCGTCGGGATGGCCAAGCGCGGTGAACTGTGTCCAGCGCAGGTGGTTGTCCGCTTCGGTATAGATCGGATCTTTAATCGGCTGTTTGGTATGAGTGGCGATGCCCTCTTTGCGTCGCTGTAGGTCGTCCAGGCGCTTGATGAACATCAAGTAAGTGATCTGCTCGATCACTTCCAGCGGGTTGGAGATGCCGCCCGACCAGAAGGCGTCCCATACCCGGTCAATCTTGCTCTTGAGTTCGCCAGTGATCACCCGCCGCAGCCTACTCACGAAGACTCCCAGCTCAAGGACTTGGGGTCCGACATCAAGAGAAGTCGAGCTGTCGTGGGACTGGAGGCTTCGTCCGCTGACACATCGACTCGTAACGGCGACCGTGTGCTGCTCGGCCGCCGGGTCAAAGGCATGCTGACAAGCGGAGGTGCCCCCGGACGGTCCCGTGGGTGTCCTCCCCACTCACGTACGACAGTACTCACGCAGCCGCCGACTTCGCCTACCTGACGGCGGCGAGACGAGATCGCTTTCGCGTCGCCCGTACCTACGGCGGTCGGACCGCCCACGGGTACGCCGATCGGCCTTGGGCCAGTGCAACGCCTCCGACCGTTCCGTACGCCGTTTACCTAGCGGACGGCGAGTCGTTTCGTACCCTAGCCTTCGATCTTGATGCGAAGCCGGGAGCGGACCCAGAAGCTGATGCAGCACGGCTGCGCGGCTTGCTCGATGAGGCCGGGATCAAACATGTGGAAGCGATCTCGGGGCCGTCCGGTGGCCGGCACTTGATCGCAACGTTCCGTGATCCGTTGCCCGCTGACACGGTCCGGGCGCTGGCCCTTGCCTTGCGCTCTACTCTTGTTCCGTCGCTGGACCCGACGCCGCTGTGCAACCCTGGGACTGGTGCGATCCGCCCACCAGGATCGCCACACCGGTCAGGGGGTTTCTCGACCTTGATCACACCGGTTGCGGAAGCCCGCACGCTTCTCTGTGACGGTAACGC contains:
- a CDS encoding DEAD/DEAH box helicase family protein, translating into MGNFGFLESEWPELFDEAARAEHIAVADPRASCFYARRCLELGLIWLYQADEKLRTPYRDDLSAMIAEPTLLTLVGPAIRAKMDLIRRVGNRAVHRTTKVPEIDSVRVVGELFQVTYWIARRYARNPDNVPDAGLQFDTSLIPRPAQRRQQQLAELQKQAEEFAKQQAELAEERRRSQDLDAELARLREQIKAAKQANESRPDEHDYNEADTRTFIIDLLLREAGWTLQNPQDREYPVEGLPASASKTGKGKVDYVLWDDDGKPLAVVEAKRATYDAQRGQQQAKCYADALEQMFGQRPVIFYTNGYETFIWDDLAYPPRPVQGFYTKDELRLLIQRRASKHALAGVTINDDIVNRHYQSRAIRQVGDTFARKQRHALLVMATGSGKTRTVIALVDQLARANWVKRVLFLADRKALVTQAVNAFKAHLPGMPAVNLLTEKNPDARVVVSTYPTMMGLLNEMDGDRRRFGPGYFDLIIVDEAHRSIYQKYKAIFDYFDALLVGLTATPKDEIDRNTYRLFHLESGVPTDSYSLEEAVSEGYLVAPRTVDVPLKFQRQGIRYDDLSEEEKEEWDALEWDEDGTVPTEISSEELNKFLFNADTVDKALATLMTHGAKVAGGDRLGKTIVFAKNQAHAEFIRQRFDAAFPEHAGNFAQVITHSTAFAQSVIDNFTQPEKDPHIAISVDMLDTGIDVPEVVNLVFFKLIRSKTKFWQMIGRGTRLRPDLFGPGRDKQGFLVFDLCQNVEFFKAGMATAEGKVTPSLKQRIFSRRADLVLALDKILEDIGQPSEEQTGGPVSNLDIRWLNARHLNVEVRSMDPENVLVRPHRRQVEYYGEWSHWGRVTPERHQEVVEHLAPLPSGFHGDDDNGEEAKRFDLLTLRLQLAVLGEPGFDALHAQVQDIANALLNQTTIPAVAAQQQLLEELAGEEWWVDVTLPMLETMRRRIRGLVRLIERTRRAVVYTDFEDQLGELGEVDLPGSVVGTDQSRFQAKVRIYLRGHEDNLAVQKLRRNKQITTLDLEALKEVFVSSGFGTEEDVAAAAEAHEGLGLFLRSLTGLEREAASAALDAFQASSNFTASQLHFLNLLTEVIVKRGIVNAADLYEAPFTAIAPGGPGDIFPDADVFSLVAVLDRIRETAVAAEAS
- a CDS encoding type I restriction-modification system subunit M, with amino-acid sequence MITGELKSKIDRVWDAFWSGGISNPLEVIEQITYLMFIKRLDDLQRRKEGIATHTKQPIKDPIYTEADNHLRWTQFTALGHPDDMLKVVQDQVFPWLRQLGGDESTYSLHMRDARFTIPTSTLLAKVVDMIGGLPLSERDTKGDLYEYMLGKIATAGQNGQFRTPRHIIELIVEMMAPGPGDEICDPACGTAGFLVASAQYVSRTHRDALLDVEQRSHFNSSMFHGFDFDRTMLRIASMNMLLHEVEQPDIRYRDSLAESASSDAGKYTMILANPPFAGSLDYEATAKDLQQIVKTKKTELLFLALFLRLLKPGGRAAVIVPDGVLFGSTKAHRDVRRMLVEEHKLESVVKLPSGVFKPYAGVSTAILSFVRTDSGGTDEVWFYEVTADGFSLDDKRTPLLAEAKLGCRPTEPLLDGEKTKNNLPDVLARWARRNGTERDRSRTDYSFCVSREEIATQGYDLSFNRYKETVEQEIEHRPTSEVFDELERLEASIQHRLNNLKGMLS
- a CDS encoding restriction endonuclease subunit S; amino-acid sequence: MNASSKVPIGQLVNFIGGGTPSRQNADYYGGSIPWVTPKDMKRWDITDAQVRITEQGLQNSAARMAPEGAVLVVVRSGVLKHTLPVGIAKVPVAINQDMKALICSPDINSDYLAHYIKYKSPEILGWVRATTADNFPVDKLKHLKIPLPALKEQQRIAEILDEADALRAARRSTIQTLDSLEESAFVEYFGNPERNPGEWPLENLATVLQIPLRNGLSPSSTGMIEGRVLTLSAITGRAFNQGSTKAAKFNETPSKNHLVDARDFLICRGNGNLDLVGRGAFPSESMPDTTFPDTAIAARVRPDKLLPSFMQRIWHSRLVRRQIEVSARTTNGTFKVNQGALEKIEIVIPPLERQEAFSRYAVHLSEVRQVQQEQLSELEALFEALRDRAFRGEL